AGATCTGGCCTTTAGCTCGGGCCCTGCTCCAGATATTGTGGGTAACCTCAGGCACGTCGATAATAGCGTAATAGCACGCCGGTCATTGTTTTAAAACAGTCTCCAGTTTTGAATGCATAGATTCAAGCAGTTAGGCATCCATCTGTCCTACGCACACCGGCACTGGTACCCTCGGTTAGTTTGGGTGCAGAGTTGCATACCAAGAGGAGGCTGATCAGATTCTTGAtcactcagtgcctcagtttccacacttGTAGATCAGGGGTAACAACACTTAGCTGCATTCAGTAATGTTTTAAGTGCTTTGATATCCTCACAGGGATGGTCCCATAGAAGTGCCGAGTCTTATTGTATGGGAAGGCCCCAGTGTTCACACAGCAAATTGCCCCTTCTCTTCTGACATGGATTGCTGCTGAAAATAGATACCAAATAGGGGCAAGTCCAGGGATCAGTCTGTGTGGATCCCCAGTGACATGCTGGAACCACCTttccctgccacctctcctcctgttGGCTGGAGTTGTGAGGAGTCTGGTGCCAGCTTTGCTGTTCCAAAGTAGTCAGATGCATGGCTGTGCCtggctgggaaaggaggagcttCCCAACCCATTAGTGGTTTTGGCATTAGGAAAAGAGCGAGCTTCCTTCCAAAGGACTGGCTCTGTTCTTTAAAGGAAAACCTCCCAGATCATGTTAACCTGAtcctcagcctctctcccttcctcagcGGGAGCGAGTGGCTGTACAGTCAGGAGTGGTGTCCAGGAGACGGTGAAAGGTGGTGAAGTCTGAGCTTTAGCAATGTAGGgtttgccatattggatcagagtTTGAGCATCCAGTATGATGCCTCCAATACTTGATTCTTCAGAAGGTAGTGCAGTGGTTTacacaggggtgggggaaggatatGGGGAAATTTCTTTTGCATCACTAATAAAATGAGAATATTTAAAAACTACAAAAACCACAAAATATGGGGAAGAAAGTGATTTAGCTTCCCCTACATGCCTGCTCTAGGACTGGTGAGTGGTAAGTGCCTGCTGCGAAGACTGTCCTGTGCTTGGTGTATCTGCAGAAAGAGAAATCCTGCAAAGTGGCAGTTTCTGCTGTTCTGAATAAATACTTTGACCTGgcttgtggggtgggggcagcactgAACACTGTTGGTGTCGAgactgattccccactctggcactttgagtgcagaaggtgggggcccgcaaggattttaaaaattaacattggccactccaggcttgtattaaactcccaaggttacagtttcTCTCTGAGCTTGGATGGGtacatgctgccaccacccaaatgcaaaaaacccctttgaaaccagaaaggcgcacttgggaattccttcctgtggggtaccctctaGCCATttcacctgcccctccccccaggggaagagctgagaaagaaaaacaaaggaaattagctgttgccaccagctaatttaacaacatatgcacaaacctcttaggacaccaaaaacccaatcctgttaaaaaaggtaaattttattaaaaacaaaaagaaagaaaatatatctggaacttaggcttttgctagatttaaaaaaacgacttacaaaatttaaacatcaagaataaccttctcgAGGTCCAGCTTaaaagttacaagcaaaacaaaaagcatctggggttagcacagaggagtccactagccataagaaataaacagaaataaactaaTCACGTCTTTCCaaacattcctgatctacttataCATTTGGGGTTTccaaataagtagttctaggtatgatctgatgatttatcatcatacctggcttaaagcttctcatagcataactgctccctgttcccctctttcccagagaaCCACAACAGAGACAAAGGAGaagttttttcccattttaaaaagttctagcctttccattggctcttttggtcaggtgcccactctctttcctttacctgggggactctgttaaccctttacaggtaaagcgaGCAGAGAACAACCACCAAGAGGGATTCCATAgccaactggctggctgggtgtccacaaaAGGAAGCTATCCCCCCTCTCATTTATCACAGCTGGTATCTCTGTTTTCCTAAAACTCCTTTTAAGAGGAAAGTGCCCAAGTTTGGCAGGAGCAAACATCAGCTCCCCGAGGCAGCACTGTCTTTCCAGAGCTGGGGATGTGACATGGTTGCTTGTCCTGCTATTTCAAAAGACAGTCCCAGTTTTGGCAGGGCCATTGAAAGTTTAAATGCCTCTTGCTGCATCTTCAAAGCCAATAGCACATCAGCACATCTTCAAGCCGTAACAGGGGGATGGTGCAATGTCATAGTGGAGTGATGCAAAGTCAAGATGTCTTGTTACATGGTTATTCTAGGATGCGGGGTGGAAGAATCCATCTCCGAGGAttgagatttctctctctctcatttcattTCTACTTAGACCAGATGCTGATCTCAGCTGCCTggatgtaaatccagaataactccattaagATAGTGGAGTTACTGTAGATCTGCACTGGTATAATccagagtagaatttggcctgtTAATCGTACTCTTCTTTTAGAAGAAGGAACGTTTGATTCCAGTTGATTTTTTGTCCTTTTCAATTTGGCAAACACTTTTGTTGGCTTTTTTTCATccactctcccctcccagcttcaTCTGCCACCTCTGACCCTGCCCAGGAACCTCAGGGTAACAGAAAATGTTCTGTTGGTTCTGGACAGCAGCCACAGGGACTTTGAAGTAACAGGGAATGCAGCGGGGGCCTTAGGCAGACGCAGCAGCAGGAATGGCAGGGCGTTGGTTAGTATGCACTGGGCATAACGTCTGTGAAGTATCACTGCACCACAGCCCTGTTTGTCATGCCCTGTTGCACTGTTTTGTCAGGTCACTGTTAGCACTATTATATATTGCTTATATTGAGGTAGCTCCCAAAAGCCTTCATCAGGCTCAGCGTCCCATAGCGCTAGGTGCTGCATGTTTGTACACAGACAGACGTGGCTCTTGCATGGAAGAAATTAAACCTAGAGTGAAACAAGATGAACATGCTAAACAAAAGATGGGAAGTGGGGAAGGAGATTGAGGATGAAGAAGGTAAGATCCAGTGGTTACATAGATTAGCTACATGCACAACTCCATGGTTCCTGGTTATTCCGACTTatctgaaatgtaaaataaaccAAATCACCTGTCCTGAACTGCTGGCCAATCTAGCCATCAATGGTTTCCTGTAGAAGTAGATCTTAGAGTGGGCAAGCTCACCCTTTAGATGCATTGAACGTTTCTCTTTCATGGGCCTCCTGTACAATAGAAAATTTCTGCTTCAATCTCTCAGCATTGCTTCCCCTGGTTCAGCTTGCCCACTGATGGCAAAGGTGAGAGCTAGACGGGCATGCGTGTCATTTCTGTGACATCACATAAAACATTTTCACTATCCTGCTCACCCAAGCATGGGATTTAATTTTCTACATGCTCATGGGCAGACTTACACACAATGATATTGCCGGTTGTTACATGTCAAGCACATTCATGAATGTCACAATTTGCATGACTCTTCTGTCCCGTACCCTGCCATGTTCACTGATATTTTCCTCCCCTTCATGCTTTCTCAAAGCCAGAATAtctgcacagctatttttaaccccacagcctgagcccgcaagcccaagtcaattgatccaggctctgagactcagtgctgggcgtttttctttgcagtgtaggtATATCCATAGGACTTAAAACACAGACAGAGGCTTgcagccctgtctacactagggctcccaCCATTGCTAACATGGAACTGCCCCAGGGTTAGCACCGGTGGGAGAATGTTTCCAAGCCTAGAGTCAACCCGCCACACTAAAAACAAGCCCAGCGCGTGGCTGAATACAGCTTGACTGTGACAGAGAAAGGCACCCTGGCATTAGTGTCACATGGTGTGAGGGGTCAGTGCATCAGAAGCTGGGCTGCCCCTGCTGTAGTGGGTTCTCCCCACTCTGTGCTCCCCACAGTCACTGCTTCACTAAGGCCTCGTGTATAGTCCCTACCTCACCGCGTGGCTGTTGAGGAGAAATACAGTATGATGCTGAGGCACTCAGCTCACTGCAGTGatggggccagataagtaccagTAGATAGATATGGAGGGCACCGAAGAGCCAAAGGCAAATAGAAAAGGTTTGCCAGggtagctataccagcaaaccctcctaaTGGAGGCGTAGCTTCTACGGGCACAGCTgagcttttgccagcacagcttcTACTAGGTCCCCAGTGAGATAAGCTAGCCCAGCAAACACACTCTCTTCTGGACTAACTGCATGGAGGTCTTGTAGAAAAGGCTTTTACTAGTATAAAAATGCCCCACCCTGTCACCCCCTCATCGACGTTCCATTATATTCACACAGGGTTCTCCTGGAGATCCAGCCTGAGGATGGGTGACTATCAGGAGAGCCAAAGGCAGGGtgagggaagagggaaggaaatgGCTTGATTAACTTCCCACTCAGAGAATAAACTCTGGCCCTGGCTTTGCAGTGGGTTGGATATGCCCTGTTCTCTCAGAGAATGGCTGCCCAGCAGGCTCTGCTCAGTTCTGGTGTGTTCACACCTCCCCCTCTGACTTTGATGTGGGACACAGAGTTTGGAAGCTGGCTGGCTCCCCTCCTGGGGGCATTAGGAGCTAATTAAATCCCTGCATTCTCACCCTGCCTGAGGCAGGAGCACATTGTCCGGGGCCAGGGGGAGAGAAGGACATCAGAAGTTCTGGAGTAATTGAAAGATTGACACTGGTGCCGGAGGGAAAGGGAGCAGAGCAGTGTGAATGGACAGTGAGAAAATGCTAGGGGAGCATTGAATTGGGGTCAGGAAAGCAACCTGGGCTGATGCAGCCCACCGGAATCTAGATACTGCAGTGTAGCATCAGCTGCTTCCTCACTGGGAATTCTTAGTGCAATTCAAACTGGTTTTGTTGGCTGGCTGAACAAGTGTGGCGAAAACACAGAATGACAGAATCTCTGTGTGTTATCAGAGGCGCTTAGTGTACTTTGCAGGTGCTCAGACACGACAGTGGTGAAGGTAACAACAGAGTGATTAATAATAATCAGGCTTAGCTCTTATGAACTGCTTTTCACACATAGCTCTCAAAATGCCTTAAAGGAAGGCAGTATCCTtaccccaattttacagatggagaagctgaggccagGAGCGGGGTAAATGGTTGGCCAAGGTCtgacagcaggtcagtggcagaattgggaatagaatccaggttgCCAGGTGCCAGTCCCCAGTTAGTGAGAGCCCCTTCCTACAGCACTATGGCCAAGCGTCTCAAAAGtgtttaagcacctaactctcattgagcTAGGCACCAAAtccctttgaggacctgggcctgtGCTCCTACCTTTAGCAGCTCTGAATGTGTGATTATCTTCAGTGTTAATGACTTTACCGGTATGACGCAGTGTACATGTGTCGCCAAAGTTAACATATCGAGTAGCGCTGGCAGTTACTCACTGTCTTCTTCTCTTAATGATACTTTGCAATTTTTTTGCACCTTCTAGAGGAGGCTATCAAAGTGCCTTAGAAACACCAGTCTCCCTGTGCCACCAGGAAGGAGGGGAATATTCTGACTTCCATTTTACCAGTGGGAGCCTAGGCATGGAAAGGTTATGTGACTTGGCTGAGGAGACAGAGCTAGTTTCTAACAGAGCCAGGAAAATAACCAGAGCGGTCTGACTCCCAGCCCATTGTCTGCACCataaggccatccttcctcccttaACCCACAGACCCGTATGCTATCTATCCAGCTGTCTGTGAAGCTATTTTATGGAGCAGGGAGATAACCATAAATGACGTGTTACTGagaaccctgcccccccccccaaatctaaATGAGATCTGGCTGCTTTCCGTGGTTACAATCTGGGTAAAAGGCACCCAAAGGAGAGATGTCATCAGACTCAGACCTCTGCATGCTCGCCAGCACTGACAATAGCCAATCAATCAGCTCTGGCTATTCTCTGCCATCTGACACCAGCATAACCCCCAGCCAGCCTCCAAACACTGGTTTGGCCTCTGCGCTTCTACCTGCTGAAAGGGAGCTCAAACCTTGGGGGTTGGAATGTGTGATTCACTGCTCCTTTGCTTTATGTTTAGGGAGGATTTGGCTTGTGTGTCTTGGAGAGAGCTTATCCGGCGAGGATGGATCTCTTGCACCTCTTACGGCTGCTGCTTAGTGCCTGTGTGTTCGGCCTGTCCCAGACAATCAACCCCTTTGTGGTGCAGCAAACTGCATCTGACCCTTGCTACGATGAGAACAGCGCCCCCCGGCGCTGCATCCCCGAGTTTGTCAATGCCGCCTTTGGGAAGGAAGTGCAGGCCTCCAGCACGTGTGGGAAGCCTCCCACTCGCCACTGCGATGCCTCAGACCCCCGCAAAGCCCACCCGGCATCTTACCTCACCGACCTCAACACTGCCTCCAACATGACGTGCTGGCGCTCCGAGAGCCTGCACCTTTCCCCTCAAAACGTCACGCTCACCCTCTCCCTGGCCAAGAAGTTTGAGGTGATTTACGTCAGCCTGCAGTTCTGCTCGCCCCGGCCTGAGTCAGCGGCCATTTTAAAATCTATGGATTATGGTAAGACCTGGGTGCCTTACCAGTACTACTCCTCCCAGTGCCGGAAGATCTACGGCAAGCCCAACAAAGCCACCGTCACCAAGCAAAAtgagcaggaggcgctgtgcaCTGATGGTCACACAGATCTGTACCCACTCACTGGGGGCCTCATTGCCTTCAGCACGCTGGACGGACGGCCCTCCGCCCAAGATTTTGATAACAGCCCAGTGCTCCAGGACTGGGTGACAGCTACGGACATCCGGGTCATTTTCAGCCGCCCCCATTTGTTCCGAGAGCTGGGGGGCCGGGACAATGAGGAGGAGGATGGCGGGACCGGCTTGTCTTCATACTACTATGCCGTGGGTGAGTTCCAGGTCGGGGGGCGGTGCAAGTGCAATGGGCACGCCTCCCGCTGCGTGAAGGACAAGGAGGGCAAGCTGGTGTGCGACTGCAAGCACAACACTGAGGGCCCCGAGTGTGACCGCTGCAAACCCTTCCATTATGACCGCCCGTGGCAGAGGGCCAACGCCAGGGAGGCCAACGAGTGTCTAGGTAAGAGATTGATCCTCTTCCTCGCCCACCACAATCAGGTCTGGGAGCATGTGCAGAGAAGCAGGGGCAGATTCACTCAGACAGCATTCTGTTTATATCGCACTCGTCGACATGGTATCTCCAGAATGATCAACGGA
The Lepidochelys kempii isolate rLepKem1 chromosome 10, rLepKem1.hap2, whole genome shotgun sequence DNA segment above includes these coding regions:
- the NTN3 gene encoding netrin-3, with the protein product MDLLHLLRLLLSACVFGLSQTINPFVVQQTASDPCYDENSAPRRCIPEFVNAAFGKEVQASSTCGKPPTRHCDASDPRKAHPASYLTDLNTASNMTCWRSESLHLSPQNVTLTLSLAKKFEVIYVSLQFCSPRPESAAILKSMDYGKTWVPYQYYSSQCRKIYGKPNKATVTKQNEQEALCTDGHTDLYPLTGGLIAFSTLDGRPSAQDFDNSPVLQDWVTATDIRVIFSRPHLFRELGGRDNEEEDGGTGLSSYYYAVGEFQVGGRCKCNGHASRCVKDKEGKLVCDCKHNTEGPECDRCKPFHYDRPWQRANAREANECLACNCNLHARRCRFNMELYKLSGRKSGGVCLNCRHNTAGRHCHYCKEGFYRDMSKSITDRKACKACDCHPVGAAGKTCNQTTGQCPCKDGVTGLTCNRCAKGYQQSRSPVAPCIKIPAINPTSVVTSTEEPADCDSYCKPAKGNYKINMKKYCKKDYVVQVNVLDMETVANWAKFTVNVLSVYKCRDERVKRGDNFLWIHMKDLACKCPKIQISRKYLVMGISENPTDRPGLMADKNSLVIQWRDAWTRRLRKLQRREKKGKCLKP